Proteins found in one Spirochaetota bacterium genomic segment:
- a CDS encoding DUF2284 domain-containing protein: MEASGNITDFLMDLKILALQMGASSVSVITTDEISIEDKLAANCKDPGCMNYGQSASCPPYVAGPDGFRKLIQKLKYGLFFKIDVPLEVLYSNQNYDIFRLLHTIASHLEHSAFEKGFVNSAAFAGGSCKQLFCYDKPDCNKIRRDGNCRHPSIARPSMSGFGINVSKLMKRVGWEMSFKIQKSEYEEVSMANVCGLVLIG; the protein is encoded by the coding sequence ATGGAAGCCTCTGGTAATATAACGGATTTTTTGATGGACTTGAAAATACTAGCGCTTCAGATGGGGGCAAGTTCTGTTTCAGTTATAACTACAGATGAAATTTCCATTGAGGATAAGCTCGCTGCGAACTGCAAGGATCCTGGGTGTATGAACTATGGACAGTCTGCAAGCTGTCCTCCCTATGTTGCAGGACCAGATGGATTCAGAAAGCTTATTCAGAAATTAAAATATGGGTTATTTTTTAAGATTGATGTCCCATTAGAGGTACTCTATTCCAATCAAAATTACGATATTTTCAGACTACTTCACACAATAGCCTCGCATTTAGAGCATTCTGCTTTTGAAAAGGGTTTTGTGAATTCAGCGGCTTTTGCCGGAGGCTCATGCAAGCAGCTTTTCTGTTATGACAAGCCGGATTGTAATAAGATAAGAAGAGACGGCAATTGCAGGCATCCCAGCATAGCACGTCCATCGATGTCCGGATTTGGCATCAACGTCTCTAAATTGATGAAGAGGGTTGGTTGGGAGATGAGCTTCAAGATTCAAAAAAGCGAATATGAAGAAGTATCAATGGCTAATGTATGTGGTCTTGTACTTATTGGATAA
- a CDS encoding acyl-CoA dehydrogenase family protein, protein MSTTLRDKHLALQTKISHFAEHVIALHDDLYSMDEFPFDIWSKMGSEDLLGLSIPKTYGGIWQDYLSIVVATETMVRRGHNIGLALSWIIHLIISRLLILNFGNCEQRNLYLFDLSRGKITASIAVSEPETGANPKRLMTSAHYKDGCYIINGEKAFLSNGPIADIFVVFAVTGVHNEKNQITAFLVPADTAGLSIIEKMSLNFLRPSPHCGITLTNCSVPANNILGNVGSAYEDMMKPFRELEETIMFGPIIGGMQLQIDLLLSLIEKQGITITDELREAIGELQSMVHALRIISYEAACLLDKPKYCQTPFSLMPVFRRLSRDFQSLLGQTMQNSEIKEDAPLDNITKDLVHINDIGRNVIKIKQRKFGNTILNNR, encoded by the coding sequence TTGTCTACGACATTAAGAGACAAGCATTTAGCCCTACAGACTAAAATATCCCATTTTGCAGAACATGTGATTGCCCTTCACGATGATCTGTATTCAATGGATGAATTTCCCTTTGACATATGGAGTAAAATGGGTAGCGAGGACCTTCTTGGGCTCAGCATCCCTAAAACCTATGGCGGCATATGGCAGGACTATCTTTCAATTGTCGTGGCTACTGAAACCATGGTTAGAAGGGGACACAACATTGGACTTGCCCTATCATGGATTATTCATCTCATTATCTCACGTTTATTGATTCTGAATTTTGGAAACTGTGAACAGCGAAACCTGTATCTATTCGATCTTTCACGTGGCAAGATAACAGCCTCAATAGCTGTGTCAGAACCAGAAACCGGGGCAAATCCTAAGCGCTTGATGACATCTGCGCATTACAAGGATGGTTGCTACATTATAAACGGTGAGAAGGCTTTTCTATCAAACGGTCCGATTGCTGATATTTTTGTTGTTTTTGCAGTAACAGGGGTTCATAATGAGAAAAATCAGATTACAGCATTCCTTGTTCCAGCGGATACTGCAGGTTTATCGATCATTGAGAAGATGAGTTTAAATTTCTTACGACCTTCACCTCATTGTGGGATTACACTCACCAATTGTTCTGTTCCAGCAAATAATATACTTGGCAATGTAGGCAGCGCATATGAGGATATGATGAAACCATTTAGAGAACTGGAAGAGACTATTATGTTTGGTCCAATAATTGGAGGAATGCAATTACAGATTGATCTTCTACTCTCGCTTATTGAAAAACAGGGCATTACCATAACAGATGAGTTGAGAGAGGCTATTGGAGAATTGCAATCCATGGTGCATGCCCTTAGAATTATATCCTACGAAGCGGCGTGTTTGCTAGACAAACCAAAATACTGTCAGACACCCTTTTCGCTGATGCCTGTTTTTCGAAGGCTATCAAGGGACTTTCAATCTCTATTAGGGCAGACTATGCAAAACTCAGAGATAAAGGAGGATGCTCCTTTGGATAATATCACCAAAGATCTTGTTCATATCAATGATATTGGGAGGAATGTGATAAAAATAAAGCAGAGGAAGTTTGGCAATACTATACTAAATAATAGGTGA
- a CDS encoding MoxR family ATPase, whose translation MKLQNQLFSSIENIQQGMKGAGYICSRNIATTLYLAFNLGKPILIEGPAGVGKTDLGKTTSVLLDMPLIRLQCYEGLDESKALYEWKYGKQLLYTQMLKDKLNDIVNEGESLAESINKLHQYNDIFFSSDFLDPRPILQSLQSKTGAVLLIDEIDKSDEEFEAFLLEILSDFQVSIPEIGTIHAESKPFVFLTSNNTREMSDALKRRCLHLFIPFPDIKLEREIISIRVPDIAERLRIQLVSFIQQVREMDIRKPPSISEVIDWARVLLLLNAGDLNPDLVRETINTFLKFEVDIQLVEEHIYDITAKAVRESAN comes from the coding sequence ATGAAATTACAAAACCAACTATTCTCCTCAATTGAGAATATTCAACAGGGGATGAAGGGCGCTGGCTACATCTGCAGCAGGAATATCGCTACAACACTATATCTTGCCTTCAATCTTGGAAAGCCAATTCTTATTGAAGGGCCAGCGGGTGTGGGCAAGACTGACCTTGGAAAGACAACTTCTGTTCTTTTAGACATGCCCTTGATCCGTCTGCAATGCTATGAGGGACTCGATGAGTCTAAGGCTCTATATGAATGGAAATATGGAAAGCAGCTTCTCTATACACAGATGTTAAAGGATAAGCTGAATGATATTGTTAATGAGGGAGAGAGTCTTGCAGAATCAATCAATAAACTCCATCAGTATAATGATATATTCTTTTCAAGCGATTTTTTAGACCCCAGACCAATATTGCAGTCTCTTCAGAGTAAAACAGGCGCAGTGCTACTGATTGATGAAATTGACAAATCGGACGAGGAATTTGAGGCCTTTCTTCTGGAAATCCTATCAGATTTTCAGGTTTCAATCCCAGAGATAGGTACCATACATGCTGAATCAAAACCATTTGTATTCTTAACGAGCAACAATACAAGGGAGATGAGCGACGCACTGAAACGTCGTTGTCTGCATCTATTTATCCCATTCCCAGATATAAAACTGGAAAGGGAGATAATAAGCATTCGGGTGCCAGATATTGCAGAAAGGTTAAGGATTCAACTTGTGTCATTTATTCAACAGGTAAGGGAGATGGATATCAGGAAGCCTCCATCTATTAGCGAGGTAATAGACTGGGCTAGGGTGCTTCTACTTCTAAATGCAGGCGACCTGAACCCAGATTTAGTAAGAGAGACTATTAATACCTTTCTGAAATTTGAAGTAGATATCCAGTTAGTAGAAGAGCATATCTATGATATTACAGCAAAAGCAGTTAGAGAGTCAGCGAACTAA